Proteins encoded together in one Janthinobacterium tructae window:
- a CDS encoding TonB-dependent receptor plug domain-containing protein, protein MSKQFKLTPLSLGVLAILGGTAWQAHAQTQAPAAAQQAAATPPAVVVTGSRIPRASLEGPSSVTILTGDEITKQGYKNVFDALTNQVQNSGFTQGEDYGNTFTPSANTISLRGLGPNHTLILLNGRRLADFPIAYDGAVNFTNLANIPASIVERIEILNGGASAIYGSDAIAGVVNVILKKQAEGFDINVKVGGTSRGGAGNQRVQLTGGGNFDKLHTLFSVELSQRDPLWSMERDFMTSRSGVPTTVASRRVMASGTSGRYVDLGDTCSQFGDMFGGSVSKYTAKNGSYCASPKARPTYWTTQTKNSSQNVFGSANYELDADTTLFADFLIGKNKTVNTTRGPSWTSASLGNGYFLNQNSGAYEEWTRFMSPEEIGGVQRYKRSWDDLATAISLGAKGRIPGTAWQYEANYNASIYKSEGHTPRILSNIDSFFLGPKLGTDAKGVAIYAPDAARLSRRLTAAEFDSISGYSDSHDKAWTNTLSLATNGDLFQLPAGTAKIATIAEASKQGFSNEPDARIDQGYFNIATGSGTTAGTRSRYALGAELNLPLHETLTGTLAGRYDRYSFAGRKEGKFTYNGGLELRPAPELLFRANYATSFRAPDMNYIYQARGKGYYSSTTDYYRCDAAGQAIDGCEYANKSPGADYVQNGSRDLQSEKGKSFGVGAVWSPSANFDVSVDYWNIKIDDLVTNLSADKLLRDEADCRLGKADISSPTCIDTLGRIERYAANALNKAGEIKTITVNPINAAKQSSSGIDVSLKYVLRTTDYGRFAFKTNYARVLSKKSQQFAGDAETDETKSLTNMDWPDKLNLSVNWAAGDWSNTLLVSRYGKVPNAAGTGYLTPTALANISTVYRISDRATVSLIVNNVFDKIKRDTSNGWPYYPIGNYSPQGRQGWVEFNYHFGS, encoded by the coding sequence ATGTCGAAACAGTTCAAGTTAACCCCGCTCAGCCTTGGCGTACTGGCCATCCTGGGCGGCACCGCATGGCAGGCGCACGCGCAAACGCAAGCGCCCGCAGCGGCTCAGCAGGCAGCGGCCACCCCGCCAGCCGTCGTGGTCACCGGTTCGCGCATTCCCCGCGCCAGCCTGGAAGGCCCGTCTTCCGTCACCATCCTGACCGGCGATGAAATCACCAAGCAGGGCTACAAGAACGTCTTCGACGCGCTGACCAACCAGGTGCAGAACAGCGGCTTTACGCAGGGCGAAGATTACGGCAACACCTTCACGCCATCGGCCAATACCATCAGCCTGCGCGGCCTGGGGCCGAACCACACCTTGATCCTGCTGAACGGCCGCCGCCTGGCCGACTTTCCCATCGCCTATGACGGCGCGGTCAACTTCACCAACCTGGCGAACATCCCGGCTAGCATCGTCGAGCGCATCGAGATTCTGAACGGCGGCGCCTCGGCCATCTATGGCTCGGACGCGATCGCCGGCGTGGTCAACGTGATCCTGAAAAAACAGGCGGAAGGTTTCGATATCAACGTCAAGGTCGGCGGCACCTCGCGCGGCGGCGCCGGCAACCAGCGCGTGCAACTGACGGGCGGCGGCAATTTCGACAAGCTGCATACTCTGTTCAGCGTGGAGCTGAGCCAGCGCGACCCGCTGTGGAGCATGGAGCGCGACTTCATGACCAGCCGTTCCGGCGTGCCGACCACGGTTGCCTCGCGCCGCGTGATGGCGTCAGGCACGTCCGGCCGCTATGTGGACCTGGGCGATACCTGCAGCCAGTTTGGTGACATGTTCGGCGGCAGTGTCAGCAAGTACACGGCGAAGAATGGCAGCTATTGCGCCAGCCCGAAAGCCCGTCCGACCTACTGGACCACGCAGACCAAAAATAGCAGCCAGAACGTGTTTGGCAGCGCCAATTACGAGCTCGATGCCGATACGACCTTGTTTGCCGACTTTCTGATCGGCAAGAACAAGACCGTCAATACGACGCGCGGCCCATCGTGGACCTCGGCCTCGCTGGGCAATGGCTACTTCCTGAACCAGAACAGCGGCGCCTACGAAGAGTGGACCCGCTTCATGTCGCCCGAGGAAATCGGCGGCGTGCAGCGCTACAAGCGCAGCTGGGATGACCTGGCCACCGCCATCTCGCTGGGCGCCAAGGGCCGTATTCCCGGCACCGCCTGGCAGTATGAAGCCAACTACAACGCCTCGATCTACAAGAGCGAAGGCCACACGCCGCGCATATTGTCGAACATCGACAGCTTTTTCCTGGGCCCCAAGCTGGGCACGGATGCCAAGGGCGTGGCCATCTACGCACCGGATGCGGCGCGCCTGTCGCGCCGGCTGACGGCTGCCGAATTCGACAGCATCAGCGGCTACAGCGACAGCCATGACAAGGCCTGGACGAATACGCTAAGCCTGGCCACGAATGGCGATCTGTTCCAGCTGCCTGCCGGCACCGCGAAGATCGCCACGATAGCCGAAGCGAGCAAGCAGGGTTTCAGCAACGAACCCGACGCGCGCATCGACCAGGGCTATTTCAATATCGCCACCGGTTCGGGCACCACGGCCGGCACCCGTTCGCGCTATGCGCTGGGCGCGGAATTGAATTTGCCCTTGCATGAAACGCTGACGGGCACCCTGGCCGGCCGTTATGATCGCTACAGCTTTGCCGGCCGCAAGGAAGGCAAGTTCACCTACAACGGCGGTCTGGAATTGCGTCCCGCGCCCGAGCTGCTGTTCCGCGCCAACTACGCCACCAGCTTCCGCGCGCCGGACATGAATTACATCTACCAGGCGCGCGGCAAGGGCTATTATTCGAGCACCACCGATTACTACCGTTGCGACGCCGCCGGACAGGCCATCGACGGCTGCGAGTATGCCAATAAATCGCCTGGCGCCGATTACGTGCAGAACGGCAGCCGCGACCTGCAGTCGGAAAAGGGCAAGTCCTTCGGCGTGGGCGCCGTCTGGTCGCCGAGTGCCAATTTCGACGTCTCCGTCGACTACTGGAACATCAAGATCGACGACCTGGTGACGAACCTGAGCGCCGACAAGCTGCTGCGTGACGAAGCCGATTGCCGCCTGGGCAAGGCCGATATCAGTTCGCCGACCTGTATCGATACCCTGGGCCGCATCGAGCGCTACGCAGCCAATGCCTTGAACAAGGCGGGCGAGATCAAGACCATCACCGTCAACCCGATCAACGCAGCCAAGCAAAGCAGCAGCGGCATCGACGTCAGCCTGAAGTATGTGCTGCGCACGACGGACTATGGCCGCTTCGCCTTCAAGACCAACTACGCGCGGGTGCTGAGCAAGAAATCGCAGCAATTCGCCGGTGACGCAGAGACCGACGAAACCAAATCGCTGACCAACATGGATTGGCCCGACAAGCTGAACCTGAGCGTCAACTGGGCTGCGGGCGACTGGTCGAATACCTTGCTGGTCAGCCGCTACGGCAAGGTGCCGAATGCCGCCGGCACGGGCTACCTGACGCCGACGGCGCTGGCCAACATCAGCACCGTGTACCGTATCAGCGACCGCGCCACCGTTTCGCTGATCGTCAACAACGTGTTCGACAAGATCAAGCGCGATACCAGCAATGGCT
- a CDS encoding S41 family peptidase — translation MRSLRFSSLPVPLARPVVLSIALLLSACGGGGGGSDSAAVVPPVTPTDPAALVAASTVANRCEAPRSGSSIDKPGTLLDELTWVRSWIDETYLWYREVPTTYQPQSFTTPIAYFDVLKTTATTASGKPKDQFHFTTPTAEWENAQNGIELGYGMLLAQTRNTPPRKAVISIVEPGSPAALAGLQRGDLLQTVDGVDFVNAADTASVKVINAGLFPEAQGTHALSFSRDGTVRNATLQAVEVSTSAVQNERIIDTPTGKVGYLTFNTHNNVAERQLVETMRRFQAAGISDLVLDVRYNGGGYLDVASELAYMIAGPQVTTGKTFEQVLFNDKTRPKAPVPFHTQSQGFPGPNPLPKGTPLPSLGLTRVTLLTTGNTCSASEAIINGLRGVNVQVNLIGGTTCGKPYGFYPAPNCGTTYFAVQFQGVNAKGFGDFADGMAPTCDVTDDYQHQLGDAAEGMLAAALRYRSSGSCTPATGATRLLSSMQSPVDTAARLLRPGYKEIALIRQ, via the coding sequence ATGCGTTCGCTGCGCTTTTCTTCCTTGCCTGTGCCCCTTGCTCGTCCTGTTGTCCTTTCCATTGCGTTGCTGTTGAGTGCCTGCGGCGGCGGAGGTGGCGGCAGCGACAGCGCGGCCGTCGTGCCGCCCGTCACGCCGACGGATCCTGCGGCGCTGGTCGCTGCATCGACGGTGGCGAACCGCTGCGAGGCACCGCGCAGCGGCAGCAGCATCGACAAGCCGGGCACCTTGCTCGATGAACTGACGTGGGTGCGCAGCTGGATCGATGAAACGTATCTGTGGTACCGCGAAGTGCCGACCACGTACCAGCCGCAAAGCTTCACCACGCCCATCGCGTATTTCGACGTGCTGAAAACAACGGCCACGACGGCGTCCGGCAAGCCCAAGGACCAGTTCCATTTCACGACTCCAACGGCAGAGTGGGAGAATGCGCAGAATGGCATCGAACTGGGCTATGGCATGCTGCTGGCGCAGACGCGTAACACGCCACCGCGCAAGGCGGTGATCTCGATCGTCGAACCAGGCTCGCCGGCGGCCCTGGCGGGCTTGCAGCGGGGCGATCTGCTGCAAACCGTCGATGGCGTCGATTTCGTCAATGCCGCAGACACGGCCAGCGTGAAGGTCATCAACGCGGGCCTGTTCCCCGAGGCGCAAGGCACGCATGCCCTCAGTTTCAGCCGTGACGGAACGGTGCGAAACGCCACCCTGCAGGCGGTCGAGGTCAGCACCAGCGCCGTGCAGAACGAGCGCATCATCGACACGCCCACGGGCAAGGTGGGCTATCTGACCTTCAACACCCACAATAATGTCGCCGAGCGTCAGCTGGTCGAGACCATGCGCCGCTTCCAGGCGGCCGGCATCAGCGACCTGGTGCTCGACGTGCGCTACAACGGCGGCGGCTATCTGGATGTCGCCAGCGAACTCGCTTACATGATTGCCGGCCCGCAGGTCACCACCGGCAAGACCTTCGAGCAGGTGCTCTTCAATGACAAGACCCGGCCGAAAGCGCCCGTGCCATTCCATACGCAAAGCCAGGGTTTTCCCGGCCCGAATCCCCTCCCCAAGGGCACGCCCTTGCCCTCGCTGGGGCTGACGCGGGTGACCTTGCTGACAACGGGCAATACCTGCTCGGCCAGTGAAGCCATCATCAACGGCTTGCGCGGCGTGAATGTGCAAGTCAACCTGATCGGCGGCACGACGTGCGGCAAGCCCTACGGTTTTTACCCTGCACCGAATTGCGGCACCACCTATTTCGCGGTGCAGTTCCAGGGTGTCAACGCCAAGGGCTTTGGTGACTTTGCCGACGGCATGGCGCCGACCTGCGACGTGACGGATGATTACCAGCACCAGCTGGGCGACGCGGCGGAAGGCATGCTGGCGGCGGCGCTGCGCTACCGCAGCAGCGGCAGCTGCACGCCGGCCACAGGCGCGACCAGGCTGTTGAGTTCGATGCAGAGTCCGGTCGACACGGCGGCGCGACTGCTGCGCCCGGGCTACAAGGAAATTGCCCTCATTCGCCAATAA